A single genomic interval of Mycolicibacterium holsaticum DSM 44478 = JCM 12374 harbors:
- a CDS encoding DMT family transporter: MAGIDEATDVAALLAIGAAAFIAIGDVIHQRQAHEVTDEPVGHAELLLRLLRDRRWWLGSLVAAAGFGLQAAALGLGSVLMVQALLVTSLLFALPIYARLAHRRVTRWEWTWAVLLAVSVAVIVTVGNPTAGQARGTFEVWTVVLAVLGPLLAVCLIGARILTGPASAVLLALASGVLWGLFAVLTKGVVDQLHLGGWALLRTPELYAWAAVAIAGTAWQQAAFRAGALTASLPTMTVAEPVVASVLGVVVLGESLRPDDAGWLALVVAVGVMVVATAALARGEAASAEQPAAPH, translated from the coding sequence ATGGCAGGCATCGACGAGGCGACCGATGTCGCGGCTCTGCTTGCCATCGGCGCTGCGGCGTTCATCGCCATCGGCGACGTCATTCACCAGCGTCAAGCACATGAGGTCACCGACGAACCGGTCGGCCACGCGGAGTTGCTCCTGCGCCTGCTGCGTGACCGCCGGTGGTGGCTGGGCAGCCTCGTCGCCGCCGCCGGGTTCGGGTTGCAAGCCGCCGCGCTCGGCCTGGGTTCGGTGCTGATGGTGCAGGCGCTGCTGGTCACCTCGTTGTTGTTCGCGCTGCCGATCTACGCGCGGTTGGCGCACCGGCGGGTGACGCGCTGGGAGTGGACCTGGGCGGTGCTGCTGGCGGTTTCCGTTGCGGTCATCGTCACCGTCGGCAACCCGACCGCCGGGCAGGCCCGCGGAACGTTCGAGGTCTGGACCGTGGTGCTGGCGGTGCTCGGGCCGCTGCTGGCGGTGTGCCTGATCGGCGCGCGGATCCTGACCGGACCCGCCAGCGCGGTGCTGCTGGCGCTGGCCTCCGGGGTGCTGTGGGGGCTGTTCGCGGTGCTGACCAAGGGGGTGGTCGACCAGCTGCACTTGGGCGGCTGGGCGCTGCTGCGCACACCGGAGCTGTACGCGTGGGCGGCGGTGGCGATCGCGGGCACCGCATGGCAGCAGGCGGCGTTTCGGGCCGGCGCGCTGACCGCGTCGCTGCCGACGATGACGGTCGCCGAGCCGGTGGTGGCCTCGGTGCTCGGCGTCGTCGTCCTCGGCGAGTCGTTGCGCCCCGACGACGCCGGCTGGTTGGCGCTGGTCGTCGCGGTGGGTGTCATGGTGGTCGCGACGGCGGCGCTGGCCCGCGGCGAGGCGGCCAGCGCCGAGCAGCCCGCCGCACCGCATTAG
- a CDS encoding DUF349 domain-containing protein codes for MTTSQPGGPTPSPEPAPGSAPPKPTPRPGAPRPAPRPGRPVPAAVVAPASDPHRFGRVDPDGTVWLITGSGERVIGSWQAGDPEAAYAHFGRRFDDLHTEVALMETRLESGTGDARKIKAAAATLAESLPTAHVLGDVDALAARLAAIINHADEAAEAEKARREEYRAAQTARKEALAAEAEELAVNSTQWKVAGDRLREILDEWRTITGLDRKTDDTLWKRYSAARETFNRRRGSHFAELDRERAGVRQAKEALCERAEELSGSTEWGPTSAAFRELLAEWKAAGRAAKDVDDALWQRFKAAQDVFFAARNAATAERDAEFRANAEAKEALLAEAEKLDTSDLDAARAALRTIGDKWDAIGKVPRERAADLERRLRAVEKKVRDAPTRGVDPEAQARADQFRVRAEQFERQAEKAAAAGRDKDAAEARASAEQWRQWADAAAEALGKGR; via the coding sequence ATGACGACCAGCCAGCCGGGGGGCCCGACCCCCTCGCCAGAGCCCGCCCCCGGTTCTGCCCCGCCCAAGCCAACTCCCCGACCAGGTGCGCCACGTCCCGCTCCGCGTCCCGGCCGACCGGTCCCGGCGGCCGTCGTCGCGCCTGCGAGCGATCCGCACCGGTTCGGCCGCGTCGATCCCGACGGCACGGTGTGGCTGATCACCGGGTCGGGTGAGCGGGTCATCGGGTCCTGGCAGGCGGGCGACCCCGAGGCGGCCTACGCGCATTTCGGGCGGCGCTTCGATGACCTGCACACCGAGGTGGCGTTGATGGAGACGCGGCTGGAGTCGGGCACCGGTGACGCCCGCAAGATCAAGGCCGCGGCCGCCACCCTGGCCGAGTCCCTGCCGACCGCGCATGTGCTCGGCGACGTCGACGCGCTGGCCGCCAGGCTGGCCGCGATCATCAATCACGCCGACGAGGCCGCCGAGGCCGAGAAGGCCCGGCGTGAGGAATATCGCGCCGCCCAGACCGCGCGCAAGGAAGCGTTGGCCGCTGAGGCCGAGGAGCTGGCCGTGAACTCCACGCAGTGGAAGGTCGCCGGTGACCGGCTGCGCGAAATCCTCGACGAATGGCGCACGATCACCGGGCTGGACCGCAAGACCGACGACACGCTGTGGAAGCGCTACTCCGCGGCCCGCGAGACGTTCAACCGCAGGCGCGGTTCGCATTTCGCGGAACTGGACCGGGAACGGGCGGGGGTGCGCCAAGCCAAGGAAGCGCTGTGTGAGCGCGCCGAGGAACTGTCGGGTTCCACCGAGTGGGGCCCGACCAGCGCCGCGTTCCGCGAGTTGCTCGCCGAGTGGAAGGCCGCCGGACGAGCGGCCAAGGACGTCGACGACGCGCTGTGGCAGCGGTTCAAGGCCGCCCAGGACGTCTTCTTCGCGGCACGCAACGCCGCCACGGCCGAACGCGACGCCGAGTTCCGCGCCAACGCCGAGGCCAAGGAGGCGCTGCTGGCCGAGGCGGAGAAGCTGGACACCTCCGACCTGGACGCGGCCCGGGCCGCGCTGCGCACGATCGGCGACAAGTGGGACGCGATCGGCAAGGTGCCGCGTGAACGCGCGGCCGACCTGGAGCGTCGACTGCGCGCGGTGGAGAAGAAGGTCCGGGATGCGCCGACCCGCGGCGTGGACCCGGAGGCCCAGGCCCGTGCCGATCAATTCCGGGTTCGCGCAGAGCAATTCGAGCGGCAAGCGGAGAAGGCCGCAGCGGCCGGGCGGGACAAGGACGCCGCCGAGGCGCGCGCGAGCGCCGAGCAGTGGCGCCAGTGGGCCGATGCGGCCGCCGAGGCGCTGGGCAAGGGACGCTAG
- a CDS encoding S1C family serine protease, translating to MKRIGIAAAVAALLVAMSGCAGQSEEPTSASPSPSPTTTTTAAPANAPNAAPDAGAGFADLVERVSPSVVTVQRDGGVGSGVVLQPDVVVTNAHVVGESRNVTILLADGETSAGQVVGTDAVTDLAVVRTERKELPVPEFRTDLPRPGEIAVAIGSPLGFQNSVTAGVISGLHRDIPGSAAQSQSLVDLIQTDASISPGNSGGALLDASGRVVGINEAYIPPAAGAVSLGFAIPAATVLDVTKQLLADGKATHPYLGISTSQVTAAIQRRLGVATEHGALIVGVDPGAPAAAAGLRPGDVIVELAGKPVDTVEDLLSVLRQTRPDAKEPVVFVRGGDRQQATVTIGSRTG from the coding sequence GTGAAGCGCATCGGGATCGCCGCGGCGGTCGCGGCATTGCTGGTCGCGATGTCGGGCTGTGCCGGTCAAAGCGAGGAACCTACGTCGGCGTCGCCGTCGCCGAGTCCCACCACCACAACCACGGCCGCGCCGGCCAACGCGCCCAACGCGGCGCCCGATGCCGGTGCAGGTTTCGCCGATCTGGTCGAGCGCGTCAGCCCGAGCGTGGTGACCGTTCAGCGCGACGGCGGCGTCGGCAGCGGTGTGGTGCTGCAACCCGACGTGGTCGTGACCAACGCGCACGTCGTGGGTGAATCCCGGAATGTGACAATCCTTTTGGCCGACGGCGAGACCTCTGCGGGTCAAGTGGTCGGCACCGACGCGGTGACCGACCTGGCGGTGGTGCGCACCGAACGCAAAGAACTTCCCGTGCCCGAGTTCCGCACGGATCTGCCGCGACCCGGCGAGATCGCCGTGGCCATCGGCAGCCCGCTGGGCTTTCAGAACTCCGTGACCGCCGGCGTCATCTCCGGGCTGCACCGCGACATCCCCGGGTCGGCGGCGCAGAGCCAGTCGTTGGTCGATCTGATCCAGACCGACGCGTCGATCTCACCGGGCAACTCCGGCGGCGCCCTGCTCGACGCCAGCGGCCGGGTCGTCGGGATCAACGAGGCCTACATCCCGCCCGCGGCGGGCGCAGTGTCGCTGGGGTTCGCGATCCCTGCTGCCACGGTCCTCGACGTCACCAAGCAACTGCTCGCCGACGGCAAGGCCACCCACCCGTATCTGGGCATCTCCACCAGCCAGGTCACCGCCGCCATCCAGCGCAGGCTCGGCGTCGCCACCGAACACGGCGCGCTGATCGTCGGGGTCGATCCCGGCGCGCCGGCGGCCGCCGCCGGGCTGCGGCCCGGTGACGTGATCGTCGAACTTGCCGGCAAGCCCGTCGACACCGTTGAGGACCTGCTCAGCGTGCTGCGCCAGACCCGACCCGACGCCAAGGAACCGGTCGTCTTCGTGCGTGGCGGTGACCGCCAGCAGGCGACGGTGACCATCGGCTCGCGCACCGGCTGA
- a CDS encoding Rv2732c family membrane protein — MSTPDNGNFDQFKEEIEAAERRIAGEIDPGPRALVIAIGVFVLLLSFVLPHTGGAMGWDVLVNSQAATDAGVSLPSRVFIWLALVFGVGFSMLALLTRRWALAWIALAGSSVSCVLGLLAVWSRQTAASPYPGPGIGLIVAWLAVIVVTYHWARAVWARTAVQLAAEEARRREAAERQHKGLLDRFHDDKPDTPDKPEG, encoded by the coding sequence ATGAGCACGCCGGACAACGGCAACTTCGACCAGTTCAAGGAAGAGATCGAAGCTGCCGAACGCCGCATCGCCGGCGAAATCGATCCCGGGCCGCGGGCTTTGGTGATCGCCATCGGTGTCTTCGTGTTGCTGCTGTCGTTCGTGTTGCCGCACACCGGCGGCGCGATGGGCTGGGATGTGCTCGTCAACAGCCAGGCCGCCACCGACGCAGGCGTGTCGCTGCCGTCGCGGGTGTTCATCTGGCTCGCGCTGGTGTTCGGCGTCGGCTTTTCGATGCTGGCGCTGCTGACCCGGCGCTGGGCGCTGGCCTGGATCGCGCTGGCCGGTTCTTCGGTGTCCTGCGTGCTGGGACTGCTGGCGGTGTGGTCGCGGCAGACGGCGGCCAGCCCGTACCCGGGACCCGGGATCGGGCTCATCGTCGCGTGGCTGGCGGTGATCGTGGTGACCTACCACTGGGCGCGCGCGGTGTGGGCGCGCACGGCGGTGCAACTCGCCGCCGAGGAAGCGCGTCGCCGCGAGGCCGCCGAACGCCAGCACAAAGGCCTGTTGGACAGGTTCCACGACGACAAGCCCGACACGCCCGACAAGCCTGAGGGCTAA